The genomic segment CACATTTTTTCTCCCCAAATGATCGATGGAAAAATCCCCGCACCGATCATTGGCCATCGCAGAACCCGCCCTGCGCGTAGCCTTGACGGAATATTCGTCCCTCTTTTTGACCCCATTCTCGACCTTAAGTACTACTCTAATATCATAGAGTGGGCTCCCCATCTGTGGCTCTGGAGAAACGCGGAGCCGGGACGGGAACTGCGACGCATCCGTCACCTCCACACCGGCACTGTTTTGATCGTAGCGAAAATTCTCCGTATAAAACCGCTCCATCCATTGCTGCGCACCGACCAGGGTGGCCTTGGCGTCTGCGCGCCGGGATTTGGCCAACTGCTCCTTGAAGGCGGGGTAGGCCAAGCCAGACACGATGCCTATGATCGCCACGACGATCATCAACTCGATCAGTGTAAAGCCGCTCTGCATCCGTTGGTGTTTCATTGGTCTGTCCTCAGTCCTGGAATTTCCCGCCATTGTAACCGTGGCACAGTGCTCACGCAGATGGTCGCATCAGCACTACTGCCGACGATCCTCCTGGCGCGTTGCCCGGGGCCGCAGGTGGCGGCCTTGGTGCAAGTGCCTTCCGTGCAAGTGCAACCGGCTTCCCCGGCTTGGCAGGCTTTGGTAAAAGCCTTTTTGGTTTTGTCAATGACCAAACGCACCTTTTGATCGCCAATGTCCCTGGCTGTGACAAGCACCTTCGTGCTGTTCAGCATGATGCTGCCTTGGAGATCGCGCTCGGCCTTGCCCGCAATCGGATCCACGGTATAAAACGCCGTGCGGTGGTTTGAAAAGCAAGGCGCAGATTCTCCAGTGACGACTTCCCTCGGGCGAACCGTCACAAACGACAAGACCCCTGCATCCAGAAACGGGTCTGACAGGACAGCCTCGCCGGGACCTGGCAAATCGATATACCAGCCATTGTGGGCAGACCAATCCAAAGCCGGGGTATCGGCAGCGACGGTGACCACACCCTCGGCGTTGCGTGTGTATGTGCGGCGCACCAAGGTATTGGCATCGATGGTCCGGGTCTGAGCGAAGGGCGGCGCTCCGGCGACGGAACGTCGATCCCAAATGCCATACACCCGCTGCGTCACCCCGACCCTGGGGAAATCTGCATCACCAAATGCATTGCCGGTCGCAAAATTGACCATGAGTCCGCCCTGGCCCATATGCATGAGCTGTGGCGCCGTCGTAATCGGATGGCCGGCATTGTGCAAAGGCCAGGTGCGACCGACACTGCTGGCATTGCCTGGTCCGAAGGATGCTGATCCATCCTGGGGATCAACCTGCCACATGGTCGGGTTGGTGCGGTGCTGCAAATTAAATTTCCAGATATTGCCCTTGAGATCGCCCGCATAAGCCACATCGGCCGTGCCATCGCCATCGATATCTTCCCAGCGGGGCATCGACAGGCCGTTGCCGGGTCCGGCATCCGCCACGATTTTCAGGTAACTCCCGTCACGACCCGGCGTCCAGCCATTTCCACCGGGGCCATCGACAAAAAGAACATACAACACCGCCTTGCCCGATTCGGATTTGTAGCCATTGCCCAAAAGCAGGGCATATTTGCCATTGTTCATCTTGGCGACCGGCAAGGCCTGGTTGGAGGTGGCATGGATCGACACCTCCCCGGTGATATATCCCAGGTCCGGGTCATCGGCCGCAGTGAATTGCCACTTGAACACATTGGCCGCATTGTCTTCAGTCAAATCGGCAATACGGGTGGCATCCAGCGCAAAAACACCTTTGCCACCGCGCCCCAAGGTGCCAAATACATAGGTTTTCCAGGCGGTGCCCGCTGCGATGCCCACTTTGACATCGGCAGAAAAAGGATTGCCGTCGACATAGGGCCAGACCGTGCCATGGGGAGGAAGATTCTCGGCGCCGGTCACAAAATCCTTTCCAGCCAATTTCGTGCGCCCGGCAGCGTTGCTACCCCGCTGCAACGGTATCTCCGCCAGCCGGTTGGCCAATGCGCCTGGCACATAGGCAAAAACCTCGGCACCGGTGTCGGGATTGAACGCATGCAACATGCCGTCGTTGGCGGCCACCCAAAGCAGCTTGGCGCGGTCTTTATGGTTTTTGAAAAAAGTGACATAACCGTCGTCCGACCTGAGGCCGGCCAAGGTAGCGTCAGGGCGGCCCTGGACCCAGGGAGTCGCATTCACCACCGGGCCAAGCAGGCTGCCCACACGCTGACGCAGCCCGTTGAAGCCTTCCCGTGATTGATCGCCGCGAATATACTCCAGCGCCAACTTGGCATTCGTTCCCGACAACCGGTTCTTGCTCTGCGCCGTCATTTTATTTTTATAATCTTCAGGCAGGCTCGTCCATCTGAATTTGACGCCTGCCGCCGGGCCATTTCCGTTATTGGTAATGATTTCTCTGCTGTTGGCGACATCGGTCCGAGCCTGGAGCAGGGCCCCCGCTTTCCAGGCCGGCGTGGCACTGAATTTCCCGCTGGAATCGACTTCATAAGCCTCCAGTTCACCCGTCACGGCAGTGCTGTCGAAGCGCGCCATGAATTTATGCTCGGCGCTCGACAATTGCGCTGCTGCAATGGTCGGCACGGCATTGGTGTTTTTGGCCAGCACATTGAGCGCATTGCGCAGGTACGCTTCCAGCAACTCCGGGCGGCGGCCAAGGAAATACCCGTCCGGAATGTCATCCTGGCCGATGCTTCCGTCCGTTTTGATACTGTCCCAGGTATCCTGGGTGGAAGGCATGGCCAGGGTTTGGTAGGTGCCATCGGGATTTTTTACACCAGACTTGAAGGAACCGTATTTTCCGGCGTACCAGAGTGGATCCTTGATGAGGGCATTCTTTTCTCCCACCATGTTGAAAGTATGGCGAACGATGAATTCCCGATTCTGTACCGTAAAATACGGATGCAGATGCGGATTGTTGGGATCGCCGGTAGATCCATCCCCTGAGACACTGCACACGGTTTCACTGTACCTTGAACTGCTTCCAGGGAGCGTTCTGTTTCTATAGGAGGGCTGGCCACACAGATAATCACTTTCCGGCGATATTCCAGTGAGCAGCCCGCCGATGTGTTGATGGGTGAGATATCGGCCATTGCCGCTGCGGCCATCCGGATTCTGAACTCCGATGATGCTGAAGCCATGCGTCCCCGAGCCACCGCCGGCGACATTGGTAATATCTGTCAAAATACTGATGTCCCAGCCGGAAGGGGAGTTTTCGTTTTTGCTCAAGTCATAACGAATGAAGCCGGTGATATCCATATCGTGGTCACCGCCCATCAAAATATCGTTCCAGGTCACCATGAATGCGCCATGGGTCGGGCCGGAACTGATGGAGGCAAAGGTCATGGGGGAGCCTACCTGACCGCGCGCGAACACGCTTTCGGGCGTGATATATACATATTTTGGAGGCACGCTGCCCGGAACGAGAACGTCGATGCGCGGCGCTCCGCCGGAGAGGGAAACCGCCATGGTCTTGATCTTCAAGGCATTTTCCACTGTGGCAAGGTCGGCAGGAGGGCGGGTCAAATGACGAATCTGCGTGGTATTGCCATAGAGCGCAGCGCCCGCCATCTGGTAGGTTCCCCCCATGGCTGGAGCTTCGGGGCAAATACCGTTCACATCGGAAAGCCGGGTCACTGTTTTCGCAGCACATGAATTCTTGTCGGTGGCGGCCGTCATATTCTTGCCGGCAACGGAACCGACGGAACGAACCGTATTGCTGATGCCTTCTGCATCACCTATCTTGTCGACAAAGGAATCAAGGCCGGCAGCGGAATCCGGCAAGGTACCAAATGGCACGACCCCTTGCCCATCGAAACTGAGGGTGCTGGAAGAAAGTGCCAGAATGTTTAATGGACGGCAAACCGCATTGCCATATTTGGCCCTGCGTGTCTCTGAATCGGTGAACGGGTCGCTCCAGTTGGCAACCGGCATGCCGACACTGCTATCGGCAGTCCTGGATGACGGATTGGTCGGCGTGGGTGTCGACCCGTCATAAGCATAGTATTGCAATGCCTGGATCAGCATTTCACCCATCGGATTACCCCAGGCCGGCAGTTGGGTTTCACCAGAGTTGCTTGGCGCCACACTCGCTCCCCATCCCGATCCGTAGGTATGGTCTTGCATGCGCCCATAAAGAACGATGGCGTCGAATGTCTTGATGACGCCAGGAGCTATCGTCTGGTTATTATCCAGTGGCACTGCGGGGCAGCCAGACGAGGCGCTATGGCAAAAAACACCGGTATCATGATTGATTTCATCCTCCAGATCACGCATGTTTTTTCGCAGCGCCCCTGCCGTATTTTTCCGGTCATAACTGCCAGTGATCAGTCCGAACTCTGCCCGGGCCGCTTCGCCATGGGCTTTGGGGTAGCCAAATTCCTGAAGCAAGCCAAAGGGTTTCAAGCCGGATGGAAAGGCCTGGCAACGCTCTGCACCCAAAATTGCAGGGTCGCATACCTTGACCCGAACATTCAAATCCGGTCCAATGCCGGAGTAAGTAGCACCATCCAGTGTCCGTGACGGAATGCTCGTTTCATGCCGGACCCCTCCACCTCCTGGCTGCAGGTAGAATTGTGCGAGCTTTGGCCCGAAAGTGCCGGTCTTGTAATTATCGGGAGCGTCACGCCACCGGCATACCAGCAATTCCACGGTCGACCAGAAGCGCACATTCCCCTTGACCAAACGCATAATGGGTTGCGATGTGCCTGGATTTTCGCTGGTGCCGGTCACGCAAATGCTCAGACCCGCATAAACCCCGGCGTTGTTTCCCGTTGTCTTTACCAGAGATCCCTCACTGAACGGCGTGTAATCACGGATGTCGGTTCCCCTGTAATACTTGACGAACGAATGCGCGTCCAGAACCAATCTGGACCCCATCAAAACCGTCGACCCACTGCTGTCTTGTTGCCTGTATCCGCCATACAGCATCTTGCGAACGGTATCCAATCGGGTCATCGTGGCCCAGTTGAGGAAATTGCCGCTCCAATGGGATACCTGGGGTGAGCAACTGTATTTGATGGCAGTCACCGTGCCGACCGTGACGGCGGTCTGGGTGGCCATGGCTGCCGGATTGAATTGGCCGGCATTGTTGTCGTAAGCATAGCATTTGCTCGCATCGAAATAGCCGTAATACAGGAACGTTGGCTTGAAGGTGGTGTCGATGACATCATCGCCATCGATGTCCTCAAAGTCGTTGTAGATGGGGCCAAAAAGCAAATGGTCTTTGGACGCAGTCAGCATCACCATGGGCTTGCTGGCAGCGCTGACGATATTCGGCGGTATTGCGTTTTCCGGCCTTGATACATCAACGTCTGCAGACGCTGCCGACAGCATCATGCTGCCGGCCATGGCGGCCAACAGCAGACCCGGCTTGATGGCAGCCGATATTTTCACGGCCTGTTGGAGCAGGTGATGAATGGCCACGGACTTCTCCCTCATGGAAAAAACACTGTCTGCAAAACGACCTGGGTTTTCGTTGAATATCCAAAACCTCGTGCAGTGATTCTGTACATCGTCGCCCACTGGTTGGCGCTTTCGGAGGTGGAGGTAACACTGGTTTCTGCGGAGTTTCTGCGCACATTCTTGCGCTTGAATACTTCGATCAAATATTCCGGCTGTTTCGCTACGCCACGGATGGGGGACGCGCCGGTATATGTGCCGAAGGGAACTCCTCCGATGAAATCATCACAGTGGTCATGGTTCACGGGATCACGTCCTGGCTTCTTGACCCCGTCCGGATCGTCGTCAGCAGTCCACCTTCCTCCCTTGCTCTTTGGCCACCAGGGTTCCGCAACATCCCGGTTCTCGGTGTCGTTCGCCGTTTTCCAATTGCTAATGGCATAATCTTCATCAGCCTTGTAACAAAGACCCTTTACGCATCCTTCGTTGAAATCCACGGGGTTCAAACCATATGTCATGCTGGAGGATGGATTGCGTGAGCACGATGCCTTCTTCGACTGCAATCCCCCCAATGAAGCGCTGTCTATGTCCCGTTCGGCGTCCCGCAGCGCTGATTCTGCTGCCTGCCTGGCGATTTCCTGGTCCATCTGATTGCGTGCCATGCTTTCGGCCAGCATGGATTGGCGGGCAGTCCAGATGCCGATTCCGGTGATGGCCACCAAAAACAGCATGACGACCACCAGGGCAACGCCGCGCTCTTGCGCTCTTGCGGCACTGCGTGCGCTGGCAACGGGTTTCATCAAATATTGCATTGCCCATACCCTCAATAATGCTGCTTCATATTGTTGCGCAGGCCGAATTCTTCAACATACCGGGTAATGGTGTCCCCGGCGGGCTGGATTCTCTTTTCATTGTGGCAATCGCGGTATGTGCTTGCCGCACCCGCTGCGCTCGCCGTGCCCGCTGCGCCTGGCAGGCGCGTATTGCCGCCAAGGGTGCGTGTCAACAGGCAAACGCGCACCGCAATCACATTTTGCCAACGCTGCGGGGCATTGCTACTAATTTCTGTTGCCGTAAAAAACTTCATACCCGTTCCGTCATGGATGCCGTAAGCAAACTGCAGGTCTTCCAGTCCTGCCACGATGGGTTGGTATGTCTCGAGGCCCACATTTCCAGGGGGGGCGCTGCCATTGCCGCTGCACACCAGGCTCTTGGTCATGATATCTCTTTGAAATTGATCGAATGCAACTCTGGTAGTCTTCAGCGTAAAGCGATTCGAGACGAAAACGGGTAGTTGCGGGGGGCCGGCTTTATTCGTTTTCACTGGTTTAAGAGTGTCCGGCCCCGACCTGCGCAGATTGCCCGCAGCGTCCGCGTTTCTCTTGCGTATGGCGTTTCGGGAATCGCCGCCCCCCGGGAACTCCGGGTCGTCCTCTGGCGAAGCCACATCCCGGCCAGTGCAGTCGAAGCGCCGGCTGGCATCGCCCCCCATGAGACGGCTGTCGCTGGTGAAATAGTTGATGACCACGGTATCTGCAGCGTTAGCGCTTTGTGTGCCGCAGATACTGTTTTGCACATTGAACTCGGCGGCATCGCAGCCAAAAATACCCGTTTGGAATGCTGCGGGGCCTTGTGGCCAGTCGCTAGCGCGAATGTCTGGTGGGGCTGATGGATCGGATGGCAACGGGGGATAGGTGTCGTACATGCCTTTTTGGCTGATCTCGGCGGTCAAGTCCCTCGGTGTCGCCGCTGTGGCAGGATAAAACCCTGCCATCATGATTTCACGCCCCAGCATTTGCATTACGAATGCGCCGGTTTCGCGGCTGCTGCTGGTTCTGTCGATGGCTCTTTGTGATTCGCGCACGGACAGATAGGTATAAGCAGCAGCGATCACGACCGCCATGCTGACGGTCATCGCCACCAGCAATTCGATGATGCTCAGGCCCTGCTGCGCTCGGATCAGTTTGGTCATGGTGCTTACGGAATAAAAGAAAATCGGGCACAGCGAACCCCGTCAGGGGCAGCAGCCTCAGACGGGCAGCAGGTTTGTTGGGCCATTCCTTTTTCCTCATCGGAGCAAACGCAGGTTTTTTGGGCCATTCCTTTTTTCCCACCGGAGCAAACAGATGCGGCAGCCCGATCCTGCGCTTCACTGTCAATGAGTTCCTTGTCAAACCACATCATGGTGACAGTCAGTCCGATTTGTCGATTGCCTGAGATCAGGGCAGCGCCCTGCGGCAGGTTGTTGCGAACCCGTTGCCGCCAGACCTGCAAATCATGGGCGGCACGCTGTGAAGGCGTGCAGATGGCGGTTTCACAGTCCGGTGTCACGGGTTTCAGCGCGTCCGATTGCTGGGCTGCCCAAGTGGCGTCGATGATGTACTTTGATTCTGTATTCACCCCCGGCTCGGCGAAACTGCTCCCTGCAGCATCCGGATTGATGCGAACCCGTTCCGACAACTCGGAAAGCAAGGTCGATGCGGACGAGCGCGCCCAGGTGTTTATCTTGTATTTCATGGTCGCTGCCTGAAGCCCTGCAATACCCAGCATACCGATGGACAAGACAACGATGGCTACCATCACCTCCACCAGGGTGACGCCGTGCGTGCATTGCCGTGGTGGCAAGGCGGTGGGTTTTCGTTTGGGGTGATTCATGACAATACCATCATCAGTAATCCTGACATGCCCTATCCGATGGAATCCTGCGGGTAATCCCCAGAGCATCCAGGCAAATATTGAAGGCGAATTTTTTTGTCAATGGATCTTCTTTCCCCTTGTAGACCAGATTGATCTGATCCCACTGGCTCTTCGGAAGTCCGCCACGCGCATTGAATGTCATTCTTGCTTGTCCCGCCAGCAATTTGTAATCCGCATCTGTCGCCGGGCGGGCCAGCAGCAGATCCTCCGGTTCCGGGGTCAGGATCGGGTCCAGACTATCGCAGGTAGGATTGATGAAAATGATCCAACCCTTGTTCCAATCGGGCTTCAGCGCTGCGGTGCAAGTTGGCTCGGGATCGCCTGCATTGGTGCTCGTGCACAAGGTGAAACAGGTATTTCGATTGACAGCCTCGCTGCGGACTTTCAGAATGCTGCCGATAAATTCGTTACCGAGATTGGTCAGTCTGCTGCGAATAATGGAGTCCCGCACCGAGGGCGCCGCCAAACTGCCCAAAATGACCGCCAAGGCCAGTGTCACCATGAGTTCGATCAGCGTGAAGCCTCGCGCTGCGGTCACTGTGGTGCATGAACGGTTTTTCGGCAATTGTTTGCGCAGCCATTGCCATTGCATGCTTTTGCCTTGTTTGGCAGCGCCAGCCCGGGATGGTCGATTGGTCATGCGGAGTATCTTATGTGGCGAAGTGCAACTTTACGCAGTTACAAGTTTCCATTCATCCTGTCGATGTGACCGTCTGGTAATAAATGGCGGTATGCCAAGCGTCGGGTATGCGCAGGGCGACATGCTTGGTTGCACGCGCAGGTGCCGGCCGCTGGAGGTATTCAAGGGCCATACGGCCGATTGCGCCGCAGTCGCTGACCAGGTCCGCAAGCCAAGGCACTGGCATCGAGCGCGCAGCGCATGGACGCTGGGCCGGGCAAGGGCAGTGCCGGCAGGACGGATGCCTCGGTCGCAACCGCACCAAGAGCCGGGCAGCGGCGGGCGGCCCGTCAACGATCGAGCGGATGCTCAGTGATGCACTGGGGCAGAGCCGCATTCACTCGGGGATCTGCCAACCCTTGCCGGTGGCCTTGAAGGTTTCCGGCAGATCAGCAGATCGAAATGCGCGTTCGACCCAAGCCCATGCTGTTCGACGACGGGCACTTGGCATTGGTCAACGCCAGCCACATCCTGGTGTCGCGTCACGGATCATCTGTCGGTCTGCGCTGGCCATCGAAGCGCATCGCGGCGTTGCATCGCTTGCCAATACAGCTCGGTATGGGCTGCGCGCTGCGCCTTGCGCTGCGCTCCGATGGCTGCGCGCAGCCTACGACATCTGATCCGTGACGCGACACTAGCCGTGACCAAAGCCGTTCGCTCCGATCGCGCCCAGACGCCGGCAAACACGCCCCGGACGGCAGCCCTTGCCAGTTCCGGTACCCTGCTCGCGGGCTTGGGCACCCTGAGCTGCAACGTCACCCATGCCGCGCTGAACCCGCAGGCCAAGATCGCCCTGACGACCCCCCACTGCCTTGCAGGGCAACGCCTTCATAACGGGCTACAGCCGTTTTGCTGTCGCCCGTTTTTCTTGGCGCGCCGGGGTGGTTTCGATGCGCATTCAGCATCCGGAAAACGGACGGCCCTCTGCGCCAACATAGCTGCCGCCCCATGGCCCCCAAGATCAAGGCATCCCGGTGCATGGCCCATTCATCGTTCTTTGCCCGCCCTGCGGGTGGATACGGGTGGAGTGGTTGGAGTGGTCGCCGCAAAATTTGCGATATGTACGGCCGGTTTTCCGGCTGCAAAAAGACCATTCATCGAAGCGGGCAGCGGGGCATCGGTGAATAGCGCATCTATCTCGCTGATATGTCCCAGA from the Verminephrobacter eiseniae EF01-2 genome contains:
- a CDS encoding type IV pilin protein → MKHQRMQSGFTLIELMIVVAIIGIVSGLAYPAFKEQLAKSRRADAKATLVGAQQWMERFYTENFRYDQNSAGVEVTDASQFPSRLRVSPEPQMGSPLYDIRVVLKVENGVKKRDEYSVKATRRAGSAMANDRCGDFSIDHLGRKNVSDYSGFSDLQEARRVCWQ
- a CDS encoding pilus assembly protein, with the protein product MGDDVQNHCTRFWIFNENPGRFADSVFSMREKSVAIHHLLQQAVKISAAIKPGLLLAAMAGSMMLSAASADVDVSRPENAIPPNIVSAASKPMVMLTASKDHLLFGPIYNDFEDIDGDDVIDTTFKPTFLYYGYFDASKCYAYDNNAGQFNPAAMATQTAVTVGTVTAIKYSCSPQVSHWSGNFLNWATMTRLDTVRKMLYGGYRQQDSSGSTVLMGSRLVLDAHSFVKYYRGTDIRDYTPFSEGSLVKTTGNNAGVYAGLSICVTGTSENPGTSQPIMRLVKGNVRFWSTVELLVCRWRDAPDNYKTGTFGPKLAQFYLQPGGGGVRHETSIPSRTLDGATYSGIGPDLNVRVKVCDPAILGAERCQAFPSGLKPFGLLQEFGYPKAHGEAARAEFGLITGSYDRKNTAGALRKNMRDLEDEINHDTGVFCHSASSGCPAVPLDNNQTIAPGVIKTFDAIVLYGRMQDHTYGSGWGASVAPSNSGETQLPAWGNPMGEMLIQALQYYAYDGSTPTPTNPSSRTADSSVGMPVANWSDPFTDSETRRAKYGNAVCRPLNILALSSSTLSFDGQGVVPFGTLPDSAAGLDSFVDKIGDAEGISNTVRSVGSVAGKNMTAATDKNSCAAKTVTRLSDVNGICPEAPAMGGTYQMAGAALYGNTTQIRHLTRPPADLATVENALKIKTMAVSLSGGAPRIDVLVPGSVPPKYVYITPESVFARGQVGSPMTFASISSGPTHGAFMVTWNDILMGGDHDMDITGFIRYDLSKNENSPSGWDISILTDITNVAGGGSGTHGFSIIGVQNPDGRSGNGRYLTHQHIGGLLTGISPESDYLCGQPSYRNRTLPGSSSRYSETVCSVSGDGSTGDPNNPHLHPYFTVQNREFIVRHTFNMVGEKNALIKDPLWYAGKYGSFKSGVKNPDGTYQTLAMPSTQDTWDSIKTDGSIGQDDIPDGYFLGRRPELLEAYLRNALNVLAKNTNAVPTIAAAQLSSAEHKFMARFDSTAVTGELEAYEVDSSGKFSATPAWKAGALLQARTDVANSREIITNNGNGPAAGVKFRWTSLPEDYKNKMTAQSKNRLSGTNAKLALEYIRGDQSREGFNGLRQRVGSLLGPVVNATPWVQGRPDATLAGLRSDDGYVTFFKNHKDRAKLLWVAANDGMLHAFNPDTGAEVFAYVPGALANRLAEIPLQRGSNAAGRTKLAGKDFVTGAENLPPHGTVWPYVDGNPFSADVKVGIAAGTAWKTYVFGTLGRGGKGVFALDATRIADLTEDNAANVFKWQFTAADDPDLGYITGEVSIHATSNQALPVAKMNNGKYALLLGNGYKSESGKAVLYVLFVDGPGGNGWTPGRDGSYLKIVADAGPGNGLSMPRWEDIDGDGTADVAYAGDLKGNIWKFNLQHRTNPTMWQVDPQDGSASFGPGNASSVGRTWPLHNAGHPITTAPQLMHMGQGGLMVNFATGNAFGDADFPRVGVTQRVYGIWDRRSVAGAPPFAQTRTIDANTLVRRTYTRNAEGVVTVAADTPALDWSAHNGWYIDLPGPGEAVLSDPFLDAGVLSFVTVRPREVVTGESAPCFSNHRTAFYTVDPIAGKAERDLQGSIMLNSTKVLVTARDIGDQKVRLVIDKTKKAFTKACQAGEAGCTCTEGTCTKAATCGPGQRARRIVGSSADATICVSTVPRLQWREIPGLRTDQ
- a CDS encoding pilus assembly PilX family protein — encoded protein: MQYLMKPVASARSAARAQERGVALVVVMLFLVAITGIGIWTARQSMLAESMARNQMDQEIARQAAESALRDAERDIDSASLGGLQSKKASCSRNPSSSMTYGLNPVDFNEGCVKGLCYKADEDYAISNWKTANDTENRDVAEPWWPKSKGGRWTADDDPDGVKKPGRDPVNHDHCDDFIGGVPFGTYTGASPIRGVAKQPEYLIEVFKRKNVRRNSAETSVTSTSESANQWATMYRITARGFGYSTKTQVVLQTVFFP
- a CDS encoding PilW family protein encodes the protein MTKLIRAQQGLSIIELLVAMTVSMAVVIAAAYTYLSVRESQRAIDRTSSSRETGAFVMQMLGREIMMAGFYPATAATPRDLTAEISQKGMYDTYPPLPSDPSAPPDIRASDWPQGPAAFQTGIFGCDAAEFNVQNSICGTQSANAADTVVINYFTSDSRLMGGDASRRFDCTGRDVASPEDDPEFPGGGDSRNAIRKRNADAAGNLRRSGPDTLKPVKTNKAGPPQLPVFVSNRFTLKTTRVAFDQFQRDIMTKSLVCSGNGSAPPGNVGLETYQPIVAGLEDLQFAYGIHDGTGMKFFTATEISSNAPQRWQNVIAVRVCLLTRTLGGNTRLPGAAGTASAAGAASTYRDCHNEKRIQPAGDTITRYVEEFGLRNNMKQHY
- the pilV gene encoding type IV pilus modification protein PilV, coding for MNHPKRKPTALPPRQCTHGVTLVEVMVAIVVLSIGMLGIAGLQAATMKYKINTWARSSASTLLSELSERVRINPDAAGSSFAEPGVNTESKYIIDATWAAQQSDALKPVTPDCETAICTPSQRAAHDLQVWRQRVRNNLPQGAALISGNRQIGLTVTMMWFDKELIDSEAQDRAAASVCSGGKKGMAQKTCVCSDEEKGMAQQTCCPSEAAAPDGVRCARFSFIP
- a CDS encoding GspH/FimT family pseudopilin translates to MTNRPSRAGAAKQGKSMQWQWLRKQLPKNRSCTTVTAARGFTLIELMVTLALAVILGSLAAPSVRDSIIRSRLTNLGNEFIGSILKVRSEAVNRNTCFTLCTSTNAGDPEPTCTAALKPDWNKGWIIFINPTCDSLDPILTPEPEDLLLARPATDADYKLLAGQARMTFNARGGLPKSQWDQINLVYKGKEDPLTKKFAFNICLDALGITRRIPSDRACQDY